A window from Malania oleifera isolate guangnan ecotype guangnan chromosome 7, ASM2987363v1, whole genome shotgun sequence encodes these proteins:
- the LOC131160905 gene encoding RING-H2 finger protein ATL33-like → MQKYTPPPAALNLRAPPPSAAHSHTFEASLFCYIIAPIAFFSIPALIYAFFITQRCPLNPNRRSTTASARPWGAAAAAGGEVLDDMELKSPIKYQDETHVGEYGDECPVCLSPYADGERIRRLSSCKHSFHASCIDKWLYSHSNCPVCRVPVAVKCRGSAVPVAGDNHMPTGWPDASSLV, encoded by the coding sequence ATGCAGAAGTACACTCCTCCTCCCGCCGCCCTCAATCTCAGGGCTCCGCCGCCCTCCGCCGCTCACTCCCACACCTTCGAGGCCTCCCTCTTCTGCTACATCATCGCTCCCATCGCCTTCTTCAGCATACCCGCTTTAATTTACGCCTTCTTCATCACCCAAAGGTGCCCCCTCAACCCCAACCGCCGGAGTACTACTGCATCCGCCCGGCCCTGGGGCGCTGCCGCCGCCGCCGGGGGCGAAGTCCTCGACGACATGGAGCTCAAGTCGCCTATTAAATATCAGGACGAGACCCACGTCGGAGAATACGGCGACGAGTGCCCGGTCTGCCTCTCGCCTTACGCCGACGGCGAACGCATCCGGCGGCTCAGCTCCTGCAAGCACTCCTTCCACGCTTCTTGCATTGACAAGTGGCTCTACTCTCACTCCAACTGTCCCGTTTGCCGGGTTCCTGTCGCCGTCAAATGCCGCGGTTCGGCTGTGCCGGTGGCCGGAGATAATCACATGCCTACAGGTTGGCCGGATGCGAGTAGCTTGGTATGA